A single region of the Rhodothermales bacterium genome encodes:
- a CDS encoding aldo/keto reductase, translated as MILDSIASTVQLANDVPMPWLGLGVFRTQEGEEVEQSIQWALDAGYRSIDTARIYANEVGVGRAIHRSGVPRTEVFVTTKVWNSDQGYASTLKAFDESLERLGMSYVDLYLIHWPVKGKFRDTWRALETLYAEGRARAIGVSNFLVSHLEELRVGASVVPMVNQVEFHPYLQQPALQDFCRKHGIRLEAWSPIMKGEAVSEPTLAAIGQRHGKNGAQVALRWILQKGVVAIPKSVKKNRIEANADIFDFELTPDEMHQIDGLDRHHRYGPDPDNFNF; from the coding sequence ATGATCCTCGATTCCATCGCCTCTACCGTCCAACTCGCCAACGACGTTCCCATGCCCTGGCTCGGCCTCGGCGTTTTCCGCACCCAGGAGGGTGAGGAAGTCGAACAATCCATCCAGTGGGCGCTCGACGCCGGCTACCGAAGCATCGACACCGCGCGCATCTACGCGAACGAGGTCGGCGTCGGACGCGCCATCCATCGAAGCGGCGTCCCACGGACCGAGGTGTTCGTCACCACCAAGGTCTGGAACTCCGACCAGGGCTACGCCTCCACCCTCAAGGCATTCGACGAAAGCCTGGAGCGGCTCGGGATGTCGTATGTCGACCTTTACCTCATCCACTGGCCCGTGAAGGGGAAATTTCGCGACACCTGGCGGGCGCTGGAAACGCTCTACGCCGAGGGGCGCGCCCGCGCCATCGGGGTGAGCAACTTCCTGGTGTCTCATCTGGAAGAACTGCGGGTGGGGGCCTCGGTGGTCCCGATGGTGAACCAGGTAGAATTCCACCCGTACCTCCAGCAGCCGGCGCTCCAGGATTTCTGCCGTAAACACGGCATCCGCCTCGAAGCCTGGAGCCCGATCATGAAAGGCGAGGCGGTCTCCGAACCGACCCTCGCGGCCATCGGCCAACGGCACGGGAAAAATGGCGCGCAGGTCGCGCTCCGCTGGATCCTCCAGAAAGGCGTCGTGGCCATCCCAAAATCGGTGAAGAAAAACCGGATCGAGGCGAATGCCGATATCTTCGACTTCGAGCTTACGCCGGACGAGATGCACCAGATCGACGGCCTGGATCGGCATCACCGCTACGGTCCGGATCCGGATAATTTTAATTTCTAG
- a CDS encoding DUF4399 domain-containing protein produces MKSTLIILLLLALASPALAQMPRTPSPAGATAYFITPENGAEISGPVTVKFGLKGMGIAPAGIDFPDSGHHHLLINVDQLESLGMPIPTDDRHRHFGKGQTEVTLELEPGTYTLQIALGDKSHVPHDPPVMSEKITVTVLK; encoded by the coding sequence ATGAAATCTACCCTCATTATTCTTTTGCTCCTCGCACTGGCATCGCCGGCCCTGGCTCAGATGCCGCGTACGCCGTCCCCGGCCGGCGCGACCGCGTACTTCATCACCCCGGAAAACGGCGCTGAAATCAGCGGGCCCGTCACGGTCAAGTTCGGCCTCAAGGGCATGGGCATCGCGCCGGCGGGCATCGATTTCCCCGATTCGGGCCACCACCACCTGCTGATCAACGTCGATCAACTCGAATCGCTGGGCATGCCCATCCCCACAGACGACCGCCATCGTCACTTCGGGAAGGGGCAGACGGAAGTGACGCTGGAGTTGGAGCCGGGCACCTACACCCTGCAGATTGCCCTGGGCGATAAAAGCCACGTCCCGCACGACCCGCCGGTGATGTCGGAGAAGATCACGGTGACGGTGCTCAAGTGA
- a CDS encoding ThuA domain-containing protein, whose product MRTLALRLPAVCLALAALIASACQPASDPPLPPTAVLFLSGQNNHAWEETNILLLDILTEPGIFGVATTLTPPKGSPPEAWESWDPDFEGHDVVVLDYNGEMWPDRVKTAFEDYIRGGGNALMVHASNNPFPGWTAYEEMVGMLWRRPEDGTTVYLDSTDAVVRVPPGEGRGAGHGKVHDWQIRVRDTAHPIMQGLPETWLHPQDELYHGQRGPAANMNILATAYSDTTWGGTGNHELMIWWIPYGEGKVLTFLPGHHWPDQEDEQAFYDIGFRTALNRSVEWLATGNVTIPVPANFPTADAISLKPAQ is encoded by the coding sequence ATGCGTACCCTCGCCCTCCGCCTGCCGGCCGTCTGCCTTGCGCTCGCGGCCCTGATCGCCTCCGCCTGCCAGCCGGCCTCGGATCCGCCACTGCCCCCAACGGCGGTTCTCTTCCTCAGCGGCCAGAACAACCACGCCTGGGAGGAGACCAACATCCTCCTGCTGGACATCCTCACCGAACCGGGCATCTTCGGCGTAGCGACCACCCTCACCCCGCCCAAAGGGAGTCCGCCAGAGGCCTGGGAGAGCTGGGACCCCGACTTTGAGGGGCACGATGTGGTCGTGTTAGATTACAACGGTGAAATGTGGCCGGACCGCGTCAAGACGGCGTTTGAGGACTACATCCGCGGCGGCGGCAACGCCCTGATGGTCCACGCCTCCAACAACCCATTCCCGGGGTGGACGGCCTATGAAGAGATGGTCGGGATGCTCTGGCGCCGGCCTGAAGACGGCACGACGGTATACCTCGATTCAACCGACGCCGTCGTTCGTGTCCCGCCAGGCGAGGGCCGGGGCGCCGGCCATGGCAAAGTGCACGATTGGCAGATCCGTGTCCGCGACACCGCGCATCCGATCATGCAGGGCCTCCCGGAAACCTGGCTCCACCCGCAAGACGAACTGTACCACGGCCAGCGCGGGCCGGCGGCCAACATGAACATCCTCGCCACCGCCTATTCGGACACCACTTGGGGCGGCACCGGCAACCACGAACTCATGATCTGGTGGATTCCCTACGGCGAGGGCAAAGTCCTCACGTTCCTTCCTGGCCACCACTGGCCCGACCAGGAGGACGAGCAGGCCTTCTACGACATCGGCTTCCGGACGGCACTCAACCGGAGTGTCGAGTGGCTGGCGACGGGGAATGTGACGATCCCCGTGCCGGCCAATTTCCCCACCGCCGACGCGATCAGCCTGAAACCCGCCCAATGA
- a CDS encoding SDR family oxidoreductase → MTALQPAIFITGAAAGIGRATALLFAEKGWFVGLYDIDGASVNALADAMGRHRCSAGEADVCDEASMQRAVAHFGEHTGGRMNVLFNNAGIVRAGAFESIPAAEQRRVIDINVWGVLNTTLQALPLLKASKPARVITMSSASAIHGHPNLVAYAASKMAVRSITQGLDIALRPHGIAVCDLMPIWVRTGLADTASAQWAGLKSADVRLTVDRIAGIVWKAARGRRILWRRLHWRIGWKTWYYHFVSRLLPEPLGRLAAHVILRERG, encoded by the coding sequence GTGACCGCGCTTCAGCCCGCCATTTTTATCACCGGCGCGGCCGCCGGCATCGGCCGGGCAACCGCGCTGCTGTTTGCTGAGAAAGGCTGGTTCGTCGGATTGTATGACATCGACGGCGCCAGCGTCAATGCACTGGCCGATGCCATGGGCCGCCACCGCTGCTCGGCCGGCGAAGCCGACGTGTGCGACGAGGCGAGTATGCAGCGGGCCGTCGCGCATTTCGGGGAGCACACCGGCGGTCGGATGAATGTGTTGTTCAACAACGCCGGCATCGTCCGTGCCGGGGCGTTTGAGTCGATACCGGCGGCCGAACAACGGCGCGTGATCGACATCAACGTGTGGGGCGTGCTCAACACTACCCTCCAGGCCCTCCCCCTGCTGAAGGCTTCGAAGCCGGCGCGGGTGATCACCATGTCGTCGGCCAGCGCCATCCACGGTCATCCCAACCTCGTCGCTTACGCCGCCTCGAAAATGGCCGTCCGCAGCATCACCCAGGGGCTCGATATCGCGCTCCGGCCCCACGGCATCGCCGTGTGCGACCTCATGCCAATATGGGTGCGGACTGGCCTCGCGGACACCGCCTCGGCGCAGTGGGCGGGGTTGAAGTCCGCCGATGTCCGGCTGACGGTGGATCGGATCGCCGGGATTGTGTGGAAAGCCGCTCGCGGTCGTCGCATTCTCTGGCGCCGGCTCCACTGGCGCATCGGCTGGAAAACCTGGTATTACCACTTCGTCTCTCGCCTGCTGCCCGAGCCGCTGGGCCGGCTGGCGGCGCATGTGATCTTGCGTGAGCGGGGATGA
- a CDS encoding SCP2 sterol-binding domain-containing protein, with protein sequence MPEVFTAAWAADWCGRLESSESYHTAAASWKNPMVFILEADREHGIPMDRALYLDLEAGRCKGVRIADVSDEANVPYVVTGPLEAWRGLLDRRVDPMTTLLSGKLRLKKGSMFSLMPYAKAAYALLEAAMAVDSTYPTPT encoded by the coding sequence ATGCCCGAAGTATTTACCGCCGCCTGGGCGGCCGACTGGTGCGGCCGGCTGGAGTCGTCCGAATCCTACCATACAGCCGCCGCCTCGTGGAAAAACCCGATGGTGTTTATCCTGGAGGCCGATCGGGAGCATGGCATCCCGATGGACCGCGCCCTGTACCTCGATCTTGAGGCCGGCCGGTGCAAGGGCGTCCGCATAGCGGACGTGAGCGATGAAGCGAACGTGCCGTATGTGGTGACCGGACCGCTCGAGGCCTGGCGCGGTCTGCTCGACCGCCGCGTCGACCCCATGACCACCCTGCTCTCTGGCAAGCTGCGTCTGAAAAAAGGCAGTATGTTCTCGCTGATGCCCTACGCCAAAGCCGCCTACGCCTTGCTGGAAGCCGCGATGGCGGTCGACTCCACGTATCCCACCCCCACCTGA
- a CDS encoding SDR family oxidoreductase — MAGSSRGRVLVAGASGVLGRQLVSQFKRRGWWVRTLCRLAGAAPEGTDEHRVADIRNTEAMRAACDGVDTVFSTVGASLSMSPMLWSPDFRAIDYRGNLNLLTAAKAAGVTRFGYASVFRTPDLIHLSYIRAHIEFEDALQDSGLAYSILQPTGYFSAFSVIPRIVRYGVAPLIGDGSARTNPIHEADLAEACVNAIEAGEAVVPIGGPDIFTRQEVFDIAFAAAHKKPRYVKLPRFVMGINRLMITPFDPRLSQVLAFFERVNTTDIVAPPFGTHRLPAYLKAELEHAKS, encoded by the coding sequence CGGGTGTTCTGGGCCGGCAGCTGGTGAGCCAGTTCAAGCGCCGGGGGTGGTGGGTGCGGACGTTGTGCCGATTGGCCGGCGCCGCGCCGGAGGGAACGGACGAGCATCGCGTGGCGGATATTCGTAATACCGAGGCCATGCGAGCCGCCTGCGACGGGGTGGACACCGTGTTTTCCACGGTTGGCGCTTCGTTATCCATGAGCCCGATGCTCTGGTCGCCGGACTTTCGCGCGATCGACTACCGCGGCAACCTCAATCTGCTCACGGCAGCAAAGGCCGCCGGCGTCACGCGGTTCGGGTACGCCTCCGTATTCCGGACGCCCGACCTGATCCATCTCAGCTACATTCGGGCGCACATCGAATTCGAGGACGCGCTCCAGGATTCCGGACTGGCGTATTCGATCCTGCAGCCGACCGGCTATTTCTCCGCGTTTTCCGTCATCCCCCGCATCGTACGCTATGGCGTGGCCCCGCTCATCGGTGACGGATCCGCCCGCACGAACCCCATCCACGAGGCCGATCTCGCCGAGGCGTGCGTGAACGCCATCGAAGCCGGCGAAGCCGTCGTCCCCATCGGCGGGCCGGACATCTTCACCCGCCAGGAGGTGTTTGATATCGCCTTCGCCGCCGCACATAAAAAGCCGCGGTACGTCAAACTGCCTCGATTCGTGATGGGCATAAACCGGCTGATGATCACACCGTTTGATCCTCGTTTGAGCCAGGTGCTGGCGTTTTTCGAACGGGTCAACACCACCGATATCGTTGCGCCTCCGTTTGGAACGCATCGGCTGCCGGCGTATCTAAAGGCAGAACTCGAGCACGCAAAAAGCTAA